From the Lysinibacillus fusiformis genome, the window CCTGTAAAAGGTTTTCTTTCTTAATAATTGTTTTTGCAGGTAACGAACGCAATACTTTTTCATGCAATAAAGGAATCAACAATGACTCAATTTTCGATTCATCCAGCTCCACTTGCATGGTTTTCGTCTGTTGCTCCTCCACAATCGAAACATAGGGGGCTAGCCAATTCGGTAAATCCTTCTTTTGTACATAATCTACCTTTTCCTGATGTATACCCTTTACCAATACCCGCCATTGTTTTTGTTGCAACGTTTCCACCGTAATTTTTGTTGGAATTTTAAACGAACATTCAAGCCAATAATCTGCAAAAACCTCACCCTTTGCCCCAACAAAAACTTGATCTTTACCACTTTCTAATACACCACTAACGAGGACATCCCCCTCATAGGCTGTATCATTTACTGAAATTTTTCGCTCGCCATGTTGTATATTAAAGTGGGTAATGACACCACTTTTCGTGGCTACTATATGGGAGGCTAATTTGTCATTTGTTTGCTCTGTTTGTTTCGGTGATTCTTGTGGTCTCAGAATTACTCGTCCGCCGTGTTTATCAATATGCACCCATGATAACTCTCGGTGTTGCTCTAACAGCTTTTGTCGTATGACCGTATTTGAAGGTAATTTATTTTTAGATAGCGGGGTTTCTAGTTGAAAGGTATCTTGAAAGGTCTTGCCTAAACGCTGCTCCAGCTCTGGTGTCGCTGCTTCGATGTCCACTCGCCAAATGATTTGTGCACAGAGGATCGGAATAGCAATCATTAAGGCTAAGCCCAACAAAGTCCAAATTTGCGCTCGAAAAACTTGAAGCTCATCTGCATAAAAAACAGCCATTTTTAAACGAAAACGTCTTCGCACACGACGAATTTTTGGTAGATAATGCATCGTCGTTTCAAAGGAAACTTCTTGCTCACGAAAGACTACACGCTTTAATGGAACATGTTGAGCGTGCAATGCTTGAATAAAAGGATGAACATTTTCATGGCGCTTTATACGTATAATAATAGGCCGATTATTCCACATTTTAGCTCACACCCATATTCTTTGTCATTTTCATATGAAGTTCCTGTAGATTGTCAACAGATAGATGTAGCATCTCTTCTTTGAGCGCATTGATTGTCACTGAATCCGCATTGACAGTAATATGATAATCTGCATAGACAAACGAACAGGTCGTAGCATCTGCATGAATAAAACGGTAGGGTCCAATAATTTTTAATGATTCGTATTCTAACAACTCAAGTAGTGGCGTTAATTGAAATAATTTTTTCATAAAAAATGCCTCCTTCTTCGGCAATATATGCATCGAAAAAGGAGGACATGCTAGTTATTTTCTTTTTGATTTCGGTGGCCCTAATATTTCAGCCATCACGATTGCTTGCACAAGATCATTTTTAGATTGAGGTAGTTGTATAGTCGAATGAGTACCAACTGATTGCACTTCTTTTTTTCCAGCAGCTAAACGTCCTCGACTTTCTCGATTCGAAGTACGGCGAGGGACATCTGCTGGCGTGACTGCTGGGGCAATATAGCTCGGCATTTCCTTTTTCACTTGTTCTTCGACAAATTTTTTAGGCTCCTCGACTTTTTCATTTTCTGGAATCCAATCACCTATAAATTCTCGTGCAAAATCTTCAAAACTCTGTGCTTTCCCTGTACGATGTGGTGCTTTCTCCATAACTGGAGGCTCTGCCACTGTGTCTTTATTAAAAGGAGGCATCTGTTTCTGAGGCTTTTTATTTTTTGATTTTCCGAAAATAGAGCTGACTATGGCAATTATGGCAAAGAGTATTAACTGTTCCATATGTTAGTTCTGCTCCTTTCCGTTATTAAGCATTGGGTTCATTTTTTTCAGGCTTATCATTACTTACTTTTGAAATCGAGTCGCGCATTGCTGTATCCGCTTGGATATTACGATAGTTCATATAATCCATAATACCAAGATTACCAGAACGTAAGGCTTCAGCCATCGCTTGCGGTACTTCTGCCTCTGCTTCTACTACTTTCGCCTTCATCTCTTGAACACGTGCAATCATTTCTTGCTCATTTGCTACAGCCATGGCACGACGTTCCTCAGCTTTTGCTTGCGCAATGTTTTTATCCGCTTGTGCTTGTTCAATCTGTAATTCAGCACCGATATTTTTACCGATATCTACATCGGCAATATCAATGGACAAGATTTCAAAGGCTGTCCCTGAATCTAAACCTTTAGATAATACTGTTTGCGAAATCATATCTGGATTTTCTAAAACTTCTGTATGATGTGTCGCTGAACCGATAGTTGAAACAATCCCCTCACCAACACGAGCAATAACTGTTTCTTCACCAGCACCACCGACTAAACGCTCAATGTTGGCACGAACGGTAATACGAGCCTTTGCTTTTACTTCAATCCCATTCATTGCTACCCCTGAAATGAAAGGTGTTTCAATAACTTTTGGATTAACCGACATTTGAACAGCTTCTAATACATCACGCCCAGCTAAATCAATTGCTGCACAACGTTCAAACGACAGCTCAATATTGGCACGGTGAGCCGCAATTAAAGCATTCACTACACGGTCAACATTACCACCTGCTAAATAGTGACTCTCTAACTGATTAATCGTTACAGGTAAACCAGCTTTATGTGCTTTAATCAATGGATTAACAATTCGAGACGGGATTACACGACGTAAGCGCATCCCAATTAATGTGAAAATACTCACACGTACACCTGCTGCTAATGCAGAAATCCACAGTGCTACGGGTACAAAGGTAAAGAATACCGCAAGAACAATGAATAAAATAACTAGTCCGGCAATAGGACCAATCAAACCTAAATCAAGACCCATTTTCTATTCCTCCATCTCTTTATCTGTTTGTCTCACAACAATGCGTGAGCCTTCAACTTTAATAATTTCTACATGTTGGTTGGCATCGATATAGCCACCTTCCGATACAATATCAATGCGTTCACTACCCAGTACCATTGTTCCAGATGGACGTAATGGCGTAAGCGTTTTCCCTATTTTCCCTAACAGTTCTGTGCGATTCACATTAGATACATACCCTTCTTCTGTCGTGGTTGCATCCATTAACACAAGCCTGTTTAAGACATGCAGTTTTTTTCCGAAAAATTTCATCAGGATCACCATTCCTATCATCGCTATCACAAGCGCAATGAGAATTGCTACTATCATTTGCATCATATTTGCACCTGCCAGTATCAGACTTAGTACTATTAATACACCACCTAAAATACCAACAATACCACCAGGGACAAAAAACTCTGCAATTAAAAGGGCTAAACCAATAATAAATAACAACAATGTTTCATATCCCGCAAAGCCCGCAACCATATGTCCAAAGAAAAATAAACCAAGTGCTGATAAACCCATTATACCTGGAACGCCGAATCCTGGCGAATAAAGCTCCATTACAAGTCCTAAACTTGCGATAGACAATAAAATAGGTACAATGATGGGATTTGTAATAAAACGAGCCAATTTTTCAGAGAAGGTTGGTTCAATGGAAACTATATCACTACCATTTAGGTTAGTTACCTCTAAAAGCTCCTGAAAATTCTTAACCGTCCCCTCAGAGTACTTAACCTTTAATGCCTCTGAGGCTGATAAGGTTAACAAATTCTTACCGCCAGCACGGTATTCTGGTAGTTCATAGTTGGTATCTGCCATGGCTAATGCATACTTAGGGTCGCGACCTGACGTTTCTGCCGCTGCTTTCATTTGAGCAAGCCAAGCACTATTGGCCTTTAAGTCGGCTGCATTCCCTGCTGAATCGATAACTGCCGCTGCACCGATTGTTCCATTTGGAACCATGTAGATCTTTTCCGCATGTAAGGCTAAAAAAGCACCTGCTGAGTGTGCATCCTTATTAATATAAGCAATCGTTTTTAAGTCCGTTGCATCCATAAGCATGGCGATATCACTTGCCGCATTCACGAAACCGCCAGGCGTATTTATTTCTAAGATAATCGCCTCTGCCTTGTTTTCTTCAGCCTCTTTAAAAGCTCGTTCTAAAAATGCATGAAGTCCTCGCTCTACTTCATTATGAATCGGAACATGATAAACCTTATTACTGGCAAAAGCCGAAGTTAATGGAAACGCTAACAAAAAAGTCATCCATATCACTAGTAAATAGCCGAGGGTTCTCCGTTTTCGCATCTTTTTCCCTCCCTTCTAACATGCTTCTCCTCTGTATATACGGTCAATCATGCGAAAAGTTTCACAAATCTTAAAAATTTATTAATTTAATACATCATGATCTTGAATCAAAATTACCCACATCATGTGGGTTGTAAAAAAGCCGAATGAATCAATGTGATTTCATTCGGCTTTTTCATATGTACGTAAAGTTGAGCAATGTAAAATACCTGAAATTAATCAAAAATGAGATTAATTTCAGGTATAACTTTGTCTGCTCAGTGAATCATACAATTGCGTGTTATGAACGTAGGGATTTTTAATGGGAAATTAAATTACCACTTACGTTTACGTGCAGCTTCTGATTTCTTTTTACGTTTTACGCTAGGTTTTTCGTAGAACTCGCGCTTTCTAACTTCTTGAATTGTACCACTTTTTGATACAGTACGTTTGAAGCGGCGAAGAGCATCTTCAAGCGATTCGTTTTTGCGAACGACAGTTTTTGACATCTCTCTTTCCCTCCCTCCGAACACACGTCAATACACAATTAGGCAAATAACCTTCTGTTGTGTACTAAAAAATTATATCGTATTGTCTAATAATGGTCAATAGAAAGTATACGAAATTATCAAGTGAATTTTTGGTTTTATTTTTTCTCGCATTATTCATACACAATTCGCCCACAATAAAAATAATTACATTTTCTTAACAATTAGGGGGTTTACAAAAAATAGAATAAGGGCGTAGAATAATCACATTCTATTTCATATCGGCCAAATCTCAATTATTTGAGAACGGAGGAACCAATCTTTTGGGGTTAATTCTGCATTAGCAGAAGGGATGAGAAAGCTCTTTCGCCATCCTACCCGTCAGCTAACTTCGTCGGCTAAAGCGAAGGAGGTCGTTATTGACCACCATTATTAGCATGTTTTCTGCCCTTTTCATGCTTTTATCGTAGGTCTTTTTATTATGCCATTAAACAACTAGTTGTTTACTATACAGAATTGAGGAAAATGAAATGAACAATTTTAAAAGAGCATTAAACCCTCCCAAAGTTCTCGTATTGGGGTTTGCCCTCATTATTGCCATAGGGACGTTTTTTTTAACAATGCCATTTTCTACTGAGGATGGGAAGGGTTTGCCCTTTTTAGATGCCTTATTCACTGCTACTTCAGCTACTTGTGTCACAGGTTTAATTGTAGTTGATACAGGTGATACCTTCTCTATTTTTGGCGAAGTGGTTATTTTACTCTTGATCCAAATTGGCGGTTTAGGATTTATGACATTTGCCACATTATTATTTTTACTGCTTGGAAAGAAAATTTCATTAAAAGAGAGACTGCTGCTTAAAGAGGCCTTTAATAATATCTCTATTGCTGGACTTGTTCGATTAGTGAAAAGAATATTGCTCTTTACAGTATGTATTGAAATAATCGGCGGTCTTATTCTATCGATTCGTTTTTCTTTTAATATGCCAATTGGAAAGGCCCTTTATTTCGGATTTTTTCATGCCATCTCCAACTTCAACAACGCAGGCTTCGATTTAATGGGTGGTTTTAACGGGATGACTGCCTATGTTGATGATCCCTTTGTAGTTTTCACCATCTGTGCCCTTATTACAATCGGTGGATTAGGCTTTATTGTTATGAATGAATTATATGAATATCGTGTTACTAAAAGGCTTTCTGTCCATACAAAAATTGTCCTAGTAACTACTCTATTACTAACTATTAGTGGAACCATTTTGATATTTTTGTTTGAGTATGGCAACAAAAAAACACTTGGACCATTATCAGATTGGGGTAAAGTGTTAGGTTCCCTTTACCAAACGGTTACGCCAAGAACCGCGGGCTCCAATACACTGGCTATTGGAGACCTAACACATTCTACATTATTTTTAATGATACTTTTCATGTTTATTGGGGCAGGCTCTGGGTCGACTGCTGGAGGTATTAAAATAACAACTTTTGCTGTTTTAGTAGCCACTATGTGGTCACAAATTAGAGGAAAAGAAGATGTCGTTCTCTTTAAACGTAGAATTGTCACTGAAACTATTTTAAAGGCATTGACGGTTACAATGTCCGGTGGATTAATCGTTGTAGTCGTAACGATTATTCTTAGCATTACTGAACAACACCATAGTTTTATGATGTATTTATTTGAGGCTACTTCTGCATTTGGTACTGTTGGTCTTTCGATGGGTCTAACCCCTGAGCTAACACCTACTGGTCGTCTTCTTATTATTTTTACAATGTTCGCAGGAAGAGTTGGACCACTAACCATTGCTTTTGCCATTGCAAACCGAAGAAAAAAAGAGAGTTTCCACCACCCGAAAGGAAATATTATGATTGGATAACACAATGACAGGAGGTTCAAAAGGCTATGACCATTAAACAATACGCTGTTATTGGCTTAGGTAGATTCGGAACAAGCGTTGCGCGCAGATTGCATGAAGCTGGACAGGAAATTTTGGGAATTGACATAAATGAAGAAAGAGTAGAGGATGCGGAACCCTATGTGACTCACGCTGTAGTTGCAGATGCCACAGAAGAAAAAGCTTTAAAATCAATTGGCATTGGTAACTTCGATTGTGTCATCGTTGCGATTGGTAATGATATGCAGTCTAGTATTTTAACCGTCTCTTTATTAAAAGAGCTAGGGATCAAAAAAGTGATTGCAAAGGCACTAGGTAAAAGACATGGGCAAGTGTTAGATAAAGTGGGGGCCGATTGGATTATTTATCCAGAAAGAGATATGGGTGAACGTGTGGCTAATCAACTCCTATCCCCAAATATGTTGAATTATATCGAATTATCTAAGGAATACAGTATTGAAGAAATTATGATTCCTTCTAAAATGGCTGGACGAAACCTTCGTGATTTAGACTTGCGCGCAAGATATAACGTCAGTGTGATTGCGATTGTGCGAGAAGGAGAAATTATTATCTCTCCTTCTCCTGAGCAGATAATTGAAAAGGAAGATTTATTAGTAATGATTGGTCCTCGAAAAGATCTTACTTTATTCTCAAACATACAATAAACACAAAAAAGGCTGTGTCAAGTTCTAATTGATACAGCCTTTTTCGTCTTAAAAAACTTTCTTTTGATCTCGATCATCTTTTAAGATTTCAACAGCCTCTCTAAAACGCTGAGAGTGTACAATTTCTCGTTCACGTAAGAACTTCAAGCTATCATTTAAATCGGTGTCATCGGATAAATCAATAATCCATTGATATGTGGCGCGTGCTTTTTCTTCAGCTGCTATATCCTCATACAAATCTGCAATAGGATCACCCTTTGCCTGAATATAGGTTGCTGTAAACGGTACCCCTGAGGCATTTTGATAAAATAAAGCCCGATCATGATTCACATAATGATCACCTAAACCAGCCTCTTTAAGCATTTCTGGTGTCGCATCTTTTGTTAGCTTATAAATCATCGTGGCAATCATTTCTAAGTGTGAAAATTCTTCTGTTGCGATATCAGTTAATAATCCCACTACTTTATCGGGAATCGTATAGCGCTGATTCATGTAGCGAAGAGCTGCAGCCAGTTCCCCATCAGCCCCTCCATATTGCTCAATTAAAAACTTAGCAAGCATTGGATTACATGTACTAACTTTTACTGGATACTGGAGCTTCTTTTCATAATACCACAAAAATTCTTCCTCCTAATCTTTTGATTAGACTTGCCATGGCCATGGTGTATCAATCCAGTTAAAAGGATAATTCGAATAGCTTCTCCCAAAATTCATGAGTGGTCCATATTTTTGTTCAAAGTCAATTTTGAGCTTCATACTTTTCTCAGTATTTTCATTAAATTGCTGAATGGCGTCATAATCGTGTGGATGCGTGTCTAAATAGAGGTTTAATTCAACAATGACGAAATCGATTGCTTGTATTTCTTCTAACTGCTTATAAAATTCGGGCGGCATCTTTTTAGTCATTCTTCCTCCCTCCTTTTAGGGGGAAATGGGTATGGGCTAAATAACTGTGGCCATAGCGTACCTGCCATTAGCGCTTCTCTTGGGGTTTGGAATTGGGGTAGTCCAGGTGGTTGAAAACCCATATACAGTTGTGGGGGTGTGGCAAAATACTTTACTTCTATAGGCTTACAAGGGTCGAATGGGCTAATATAGGGCCTCCAAGACTTATACTGTGTAAACATGACATCCTCCTTTCAGTATTCACGTTCATCAGTGGAGTATATGTGAATAAAAAAATGATATGCTGATTAGACACAAAGAAGCCATAAGCTCCTACGAATAAACGTAAGAGCTTATGGCTTCTATAAAAAAGAAAAAATTAGTAGTTAGAATCAGCTATTAAGCCATTCATAATGGCTACACCAGAGCTTGCCCCAATACGAGTTGCACCAGCTTCCACCATTTTTTTCATGTCCTCTAAGCTACGAACGCCACCTGAAGCTTTTACACCAAGCTCAGGACCTACTGTTTTACGCATAAGCGCAATATCCTCTGCTGTTGCTCCACCAGTAGAAAAACCAGTAGATGTTTTCACATAGTCAGCACCTGCTGCTACAGCTAACTCACAAGCTTTCACTTTTTCTTCGTCTGTTAGTAAGCATGCTTCAATAATAACTTTTACAAGTGCGCTACCTTTAGCCGCTTCTACAACTGCTGCGATATCCGCTTGTACTAGTTCATCGTTTTTATCTTTTAACGCACCGATATTAATGACCATATCCACTTCTTTTGCACCGTTAGCGATAGCATCTTTTGCTTCAAATGCTTTGACTGCTGGTGTATTAGCACCAAGCGGGAAGCCAATAACCGTACAAACTACAACTTCTGTACCTTGTAATAATTCACTGCTGCGTTTAACCCAAGTTGGATTTACACAAACAGAAGCAAAGTTAAATTGTTTAGCTTCTGCACATAATTTTTCAATTTGTTCCTTTGTTGCCTCAGCCTTTAATAATGTATGATCAATCATACGTGCAAAATTTTGTTCCATTGTTGAACGCTCCTTCATTAAGCAAGATGTACGTACCTCTTCGAATCATACCACTTTTTCATGTTGCCGTCTAATATCTTTCTATATTATTGATTTGGTTGATTTTAATTCGCACTATGACATCGATATTAGAATTTATTTTAGCATTTTCCAAGAACAAAAAAGGATTGCCTACAGATGCTGGCAATCCTTTTCATATTAATTAACTGTTTCTAAAACGCGAACAAATTGTCCTTGTGAGTGTGGATAGCCTGCTTGTGTAATTTTTACTTTTACAAGCTGTCCAATGAGACTTTCTGGCCCTTCAAACACTATTTTTAAGTAATTGTCTGTATAGCCAGTTAGAAGTCCTTCTTCTTCAGTGCCATCATGGACAAATTCTTCAGGAATCACTTCTAATACTTGCTCTTCAAAACGAGATGCATATTCTTTTGCCAATTGATCATTTAAAGAAATAAGGCGATGTACACGCTCATTTTTAATATCTTCATCAATTTGATCCTCCATACGTGCAGCTGGCGTGCCTGTACGTGGAGAGAACGGGAAGACGTGTAGTTCAGAGAACTTATGATCACGAATAAAGTTGTACGTTTCCATAAACTCTTCCTCTGTCTCACCTGGGAAACCAACAATGACATCTGATGTGACAGCTAAATCAGGTAATGCTTCATGTAATTTCGTTAAACGTTCACCGAAAAATTCCATTGTATATTTACGACGCATACGTTTTAAAACCGTATCAGAACCTGATTGAATTGGAATGTGTAAATGGTTAACAACAATCTTTGATTCACGAAGAACTTCAATGACTTCATCTGTTAATTGACTAGCCTCAATAGATGAAATACGAAGGCGCTTTAAGCCTTTTACATTGGCTTCTAGATCACGCAGTAACTGTGCTAGATTATAATCTTTTAAGTCTTGTCCATAGCCACCCGTATGAATACCCGTTAAAACGATTTCTAGATAGCCAGCGTCAACTAGTTGCTGTGCTTGATGTAAAACTTCTTGAGGGTCACGAGAACGCATTAAGCCACGTGCCCATGGGATGATACAAAATGTACAGAAGTTGTTACAGCCTTCCTGTATTTTTAATGAAGCACGTGTACGGTCCGTAAATGCTGGTACATCTAGTTCCTCGTATACACGATTCTTCATAATATTACGTACGGCATTAATCGGTTGACGTTCTGCACGATATTGGTCAATATAGCCCAATAATTTCGTACGATCCTGTGTTCCTACAACAATATCAACGCCAGGAATCGCCATGATTTCTGCTGGGGATGTCTGCGCATAGCATCCCGTTACACAAATAACGGCATCAGGATTTTGTCGCACTGCACGACGAATCACCTGACGAGATTTCTTATCTCCAGTATTGGTAACTGTACAAGTATTAATGACATATACGTCTGCTTGATGATCAAATTCTGTACGATCATAGCCTTCTTCCTTGAACAGTTGCCAGATTGCTTCTGTTTCGTAATGATTTACTTTACAGCCAAGTGTGTGAAAAGCCACTTTTGACAAGGCTGAACACCTCTTTCATTCAAATTCATAGGATATGGCAGACAGTGCGTATAATGGCGCTGTTTCTGCTCGTAAAATTCTCGGTCCTAATGACATCGTTTGAGCACCTGCTTGTAATAGCGCTTCCGACTCTTGACGAGAAATGCCCCCCTCAGGACCAAATATTATAAGCATTGATTTCGACTTCTTATCATACACGTTTTTTAGCTTCTCCGCAAACCTTGTGCGTTTTTCTGCCTTTGCATCCTCTTCATCCGCAATAAAAACGGCGTCGAAATGATCTATTTGTTGTAACAGCTGTTTAAATGATATGGGTTCAAAAACTGTTGGAATATGCGTGCGATGGGCTTGTTCCGCAGCTTCCTTGGCAATTTTCTGTAATCTTTCTTGCTTTTTTGCCCCTTTTTTCTTGTCCCATTTTACAATGGAGCGTTCAGCTTCAAAGGGTAATAAAGCAAACATCCCAAGCTCTGTGGCTTTTTGGGTAATGAGCTCTAGCTTATCACCTTTTGGCAAACCACAAGCTACTGTTACTTGAATAGGTAGCTCTGATGAAGGGATTATTTGACCAGTCGCTTCAATGACGACCTCATCTCCTTCAAATCCTTCAATTGTGCATATATGCGCAATGTTTTGTGCTACAACTACAATTTTGTCGCCTTGTTTCATACGCATCACTCGCTCAATATGCCGAGCATCTTCGCCACTAATACGTGCATTCTCTATTGCTGTTTCAATAAAATAACGTTGCATGCCACACAGTCCTTTCTAGCAAGAAACGAAAACGCCAAATCACAAGCACACGGCTCACGATTTGGCGCTTCCTTAGTCAAGTTATAGTGGACGACGGGCAATAATGGCTACCCAATCTTCCATTAATAATACTTCTTCGATCACAAAGCCTGAAGCTTCTAGTGCTACTTTAACATCATCACGTTTTGCACCGATGATGCCCGAAGTGACATATAATCCACCTGGTTTTACAATTGTATACGCGTCGTCAGTGAAGGACATGATGATTTCAGCCAAAATATTAGCGACTACTACATCTGCTGGCTCTTTTACTGTATCCAATAAGTTGCCATGGAACACTGCTACCTTATCTTCCACTTTATTCAATTCAACATTTTCTCGTGCTGAACGTACCGCTACCTCATCTAAATCGAGCGCATGCACACTTTTGGCACCAAGTAATGCTGCACCAATAGACAATACGCCTGATCCTGTACCGATATCAACAACCGTATCCCCTTCTTTAATGACTTTTTCAAGTCCTTGTAAACACATCACCGTCGTTGGATGTGTGCCTGTACCAAAGGCCATACCAGGGTCTAATTCAATAATTAGTTCATCTGTTGAAACGGGTTTGTATTCCTCCCATGTTGGTACGATAGTAAAGCGTTCAGAAATCTTAACA encodes:
- a CDS encoding 16S rRNA (uracil(1498)-N(3))-methyltransferase; the protein is MQRYFIETAIENARISGEDARHIERVMRMKQGDKIVVVAQNIAHICTIEGFEGDEVVIEATGQIIPSSELPIQVTVACGLPKGDKLELITQKATELGMFALLPFEAERSIVKWDKKKGAKKQERLQKIAKEAAEQAHRTHIPTVFEPISFKQLLQQIDHFDAVFIADEEDAKAEKRTRFAEKLKNVYDKKSKSMLIIFGPEGGISRQESEALLQAGAQTMSLGPRILRAETAPLYALSAISYEFE
- the prmA gene encoding 50S ribosomal protein L11 methyltransferase; protein product: MKWSELSIHTKNDAVEAISNILHEAGASGVVIEDSAEFAKPREDQYGEIYALNEDDFPKDGVIVKAYLSESSFLNETVEEIKAAITNLTNFNIDIGENVVSIVEVNEEDWATAWKQYYHPVKISERFTIVPTWEEYKPVSTDELIIELDPGMAFGTGTHPTTVMCLQGLEKVIKEGDTVVDIGTGSGVLSIGAALLGAKSVHALDLDEVAVRSARENVELNKVEDKVAVFHGNLLDTVKEPADVVVANILAEIIMSFTDDAYTIVKPGGLYVTSGIIGAKRDDVKVALEASGFVIEEVLLMEDWVAIIARRPL